From a single Leishmania infantum JPCM5 genome chromosome 36 genomic region:
- a CDS encoding putative protein kinase, with the protein MSHFCSSLSRTPPRGGAISMPRDLSQTPAISRLGSTVKTPHIQKCVVDQTEDDDHPLEHMTVYFEEEDLRLVTTGLLGKGGFGKVFDAVSNSGEAYALKVSSKRMSENDWKRLKEEVTLMSHFSRHPNIVKFYAAGRDEDRAYVVMERCAGKSLHDVIASRGLDVPEILWIGWALVNTISYIHSKGCIHRDLKPQNLLFDHEGNLKITDFGLSSRISEAHPRKTVAGTAMYMAPEMATEVYKRMTKNSDAPSLSYGKEVDTWSIGVVLYVLLTRMNPYLEAIEQKGMRQLDKEHKSLALFNAVAGAAWSWPREWRGDPQLCRLVERVLHREPSQRATLMEVLEDSVWNRRPLSCPLSLLQKLNLLEPSPSSGLPLNNLAENLQFRPKRSAEAVLREGLERIEATEQRGRAQLELEYYETYNVLWCLLTLARAEEDARADILQSEEVQRGKLRNQSLARQSARGRCGSVSLVSEVADREVAASRTSRSVRRSVSLTEQEQGRLVRSSPVQYAVVYPGRDTATRWNLRAVVSLPRDMTAEIEREFKCMNGHVMTKLTSMPHGYNGFDCNVCDRGILKITGESPAFRCYKCDYDVCMKCAYSGKFKDVNFVCVTCAKRFTSTAKLQGHTLRCRGPSESPSPRRSSRMNTMLWDEPKRPSLLEVQLPEAPQSEPKLRASRCRSGRPTYNRTSTGGRISIGDPNAHSVVDFDAMVAEHREADFPKVSARASATGRESSQKRERAGSRRGRPSTSSSGSLSLDLPPQVQVPSKESRAQVQPRSSAELRDIMEEVEQRKQALPRDPLLSGPATPPQYNCNGEIIGIAARRRAESLEMARAEVITIRAEVADRPRELQHQPRVPRSASSSRAEKGLQGSHKRRREEWKQSAHAPSPSGTAKRAAVEEHVAKHAIMPPQVPRGRAQQSRAPSVSGHTAQGGPPLPRRGPAAPFPAAALKAHLGAFQVPAAIPPKNFASILPSRYSMTNAMAPTCNTSTTRPADGAGAAAADLGRGGAPTYSHVLGRPNGAFLALPREERNRQQFLDDFLSGGWVRFYSFTNEDTVVMYYSLQPGRYGAMFPTEAGVGTAVLDVYSKLVLYVPCMNNESTNRSQPHPHVQTFYDEEARILSLPEAQRYLGGVLRCITGFVDEFSRLKAEGLTPAAVHAAYIHHRSMSHVPRDTKFVYIRKVFPDPSGSFTLFRLSNLRSQVVCNAMVDIRWQSDRRHNVGQKYYINADGTAEPFLVDQTGILSQLETVLNNNFRR; encoded by the coding sequence ATGTCGCACTTTTGCAGCTCGTTGTCGAGGACTCCACCACGGGGTGGAGCGATATCTATGCCGCGCGATTTGTCGCAGACCCCCGCCATCTCTCGACTTGGAAGCACCGTGAAGACGCCGCACATCCAAAAGTGTGTCGTTGACCAAACAGAGGACGACGATCATCCACTGGAGCACATGACGGTCTacttcgaggaggaggacctTAGACTGGTTACTACCGGGCTGCTTGGAAAAGGTGGGTTTGGAAAGGTATTTGATGCCGTTTCGAACAGCGGTGAGGCCTACGCGCTCAAGGTGTCATCGAAGCGCATGAGCGAAAATGACTGGAAGCGActgaaggaggaggtgacgcTCATGAGCCATTTCTCGCGCCATCCCAACATTGTGAAATTCTATGCTGCTGGTAGGGATGAAGATCGCGCCTACGTAGTGATGGAGCGGTGCGCAGGCAAGTCGCTTCATGACGTCATAGCCAGCAGGGGTCTTGATGTGCCGGAGATTTTGTGGATTGGGTGGGCCCTGGTGAACACCATCTCCTACATTCATTCCAAAGGCTGCATTCACCGCGACCTGAAGCCACAGAATCTCCTGTTTGACCACGAAGGTAATTTGAAGATTACAGATTTCGGACTTTCCAGCCGCATATCAGAGGCGCATCCTCGCAAGACGGTTGCCGGTACAGCAATGTACATGGCGCCTGAAATGGCGACTGAGGTTTACAAGCGAATGACAAAAAACTCGGACGCCCCTTCACTGAGCTACGGGAAGGAGGTGGACACGTGGAGTATTGGTGTGGTCCTCTACGTGCTCTTGACACGCATGAATCCGTATCTCGAGGCGATAGAACAGAAAGGTATGCGCCAACTGGACAAGGAGCACAAGTCGCTTGCCCTCTTCAACGCTGTAGCGGGTGCTGCATGGAGTTGGCCAAGGGAGTGGAGGGGAGATCCACAGCTCTGCCGACTTGtggagcgcgtgctgcaccgcgaACCGTCGCAGCGCGCCACGCTGATGGAGGTGCTCGAGGACTCTGTGTGGAACCGCCGGCCACTGTCCTGCCCACTCTCGCTGCTCCAGAAGCTCAACTTGCTGGAACCTTCGCCGTCGAGTGGCCTGCCTCTGAACAACCTTGCCGAGAATTTACAGTTCCGCCCGAAGCGatcggcggaggcggtgctgcgcgaagGGCTAGAGCGTATCGAAGCCACTGAGCAACGCGGCcgtgcgcagctggagcTTGAGTACTACGAAACCTACAATGTCCTCTGGTGCCTCCTTACTCTGGCGCGGGCGGAAGAGGATGCCAGGGCCGACATCCTCCAGTccgaggaggtgcagcgagGAAAGCTGCGCAATCAGTCTCTGGCTCGCCAGTCTGCCCGTGGGAGGTGTGGCAGCGTCTCACTGGTGTCAGAGGTTGCCGATCGCGAGGTAGCCGCATCTCGCACGTCTCGATCAGTGCGTCGAAGCGTCAGCTTGACCGAGCAGGAGCAGGGCAGACTGGTGCGTTCCAGCCCGGTCCAGTACGCAGTGGTGTACCCGGGGCGTGACACCGCCACTCGTTGGAACCTTCGCGCCGTGGTATCGCTGCCACGCGACATGACGGCCGAGATCGAGCGCGAGTTCAAGTGCATGAACGGGCACGTAATGACAAAGTTGACCTCGATGCCGCACGGCTACAACGGCTTCGACTGCAATGTCTGCGATCGCGGCATTCTTAAGATCACGGGCGAGTCGCCGGCCTTCCGATGCTACAAGTGCGACTACGATGTTTGCATGAAATGTGCGTATTCCGGCAAGTTCAAAGACGTCAACTTTGTCTGTGTGACGTGCGCAAAGCGCTTCACCTCCACCGCAAAGCTGCAGGGGCATACCTTGCGCTGTCGCGGCCCGAGCGAAAGTCCCTCACCGCGGCGATCGTCTCGCATGAACACGATGCTCTGGGACGAGCCGAAGAGACCGAGCCTGCTGGAGGTACAGCTGCCTGAGGCTCCCCAGAGTGAGCCGAAGCTGCgcgccagccgctgccgctccggaCGCCCCACATATAACCGCACATCGACCGGTGGCCGCATCAGCATTGGAGACCCGAATGCGCACAGTGTGGTGGACTTCGACGCAATGGTGGCCGAGCACCGCGAGGCTGACTTTCCCAAGGTGAGTGCACGCGCGTCCGCCACCGGCCGCGAATCCTCCCAGAAACGGGAGCGCGCAGGTAGTAGGCGTGGCCGACCATCCACCTCGTCTAGCGGTAGCCTTTCACTAGACTTGCCGCCCCAGGTGCAGGTACCAAGCAAGGAGTCGCGCGCACAGGTGCAGCCGCGCAGTTCCGCCGAGCTGCGCGATAtcatggaggaggtggagcagcggaAACAGGCACTGCCCCGTGACCCACTCTTGTCCGGGCCGGCCACACCGCCGCAGTACAACTGCAACGGTGAGATCATCGGCATTGCTGCTCGTCGCCGCGCAGAGAGCCTGGAGATGGCGCGCGCGGAAGTCATCACAATCCGCGCTGAGGTCGCGGACCGGCCCcgcgagctgcagcatcagccgcgtgtgccgcgcagcgcctcctcatcGAGAGCGGAGAAGGGGCTTCAGGGTTCCCACAAGCGCCGTCGCGAGGAGTGGAAGCAGTCCGCGCATGCGCCGTCTCCATCCGGTACGGCGAAGCGAGCCGCCGTGGAGGAACACGTGGCGAAGCATGCCATCATGCCGCCTCAGGTGCCACGCGGGCGAGCACAGCAGTCGCGTGCCCCCTCCGTTAGCGGGCACACCGCACAGGGCGgcccaccactgccgcgccgcggcccAGCCGCGCCATTTCCTGCAGCCGCTTTGAAGGCCCACCTCGGTGCCTTCCAGGTCCCTGCTGCGATTCCTCCTAAGAACTTTGCCTCCATCCTGCCGTCGCGCTACTCCATGACGAACGCAATGGCGCCCACGTGCAACACTTCGACAACAAGGCCGGCGGAcggagcaggagctgcggctgctgatCTTGGCCGGGGGGGTGCTCCGACATACAGCCATGTGCTGGGCCGGCCCAACGGCGCCTTTTTGGCGTTGCCGCGCGAGGAGCGGAATCGCCAGCAATTCTTGGACGACTTTCTTAGTGGTGGCTGGGTGCGTTTCTACTCTTTTACAAACGAGGACACCGTCGTCATGTACTACTCACTGCAGCCTGGTCGCTACGGGGCCATGTTTCCGACCGAGGCAGGCGTCGGCACTGCTGTGTTGGACGTGTACTCGAAACTGGTCCTCTATGTGCCGTGCATGAACAACGAGAGCACGAACCGCAGTCAACCCCACCCACACGTACAAACGTTCTACGACGAAGAGGCGCGCATTCTTAGCCTGCCTGAGGCGCAGCGGTACCTGGGCGGCGTACTACGCTGCATCACTGGATTTGTAGATGAGTTTAGCCGCTTGAAGGCCGAGGGACTTactccggcggcggtgcatgCTGCCTACATCCACCACCGTAGCATGTCCCACGTGCCGCGGGATACGAAGTTCGTGTACATTCGCAAAGTATTCCCCGACCCGTCTGGGTCTTTCACGCTGTTCCGCCTGTCGAACCTGCGCTCGCAAGTCGTTTGCAACGCTATGGTGGACATTCGCTGGCAGAGTGACCGACGCCACAACGTTGGCCAAAAGTATTACATCAACGCAGACGGCACCGCTGAGCCTTTTCTCGTTGATCAAACCGGAATTCTGTCGCAGCTGGAGACGGTCCTCAACAACAATTTCAGGAGATGA
- a CDS encoding putative ubiquinone biosynthesis methyltransferase: MLHYTRLGRNMGLGDAYVKKVFDSVATKYDMMNDVLSLGIHRIWKKHFVEDCVCPLPGSKFLDVAGGTGDIAFRITDSIRARGQSFGIVPKTLDGTKVVVCDINAMMLKEGQKRAEREGYMDIDWVCASGEELPFEDGAFDSYTVSFGIRNFSDRPKALREAFRVLKVGGALHVLEFSRVTCPLLSVPYELWSYGFMPQAGRMLADEESYRYLVDSIRAFPDQETFAQMIRDAGFGYVRYENLTGGIACIHTGVKTTPTPITPTTSSDIPAQNTSAATCEVKPEPNSA, encoded by the coding sequence atgctaCATTACACACGATTGGGCCGCAACATGGGCCTTGGTGATGCATACGTGAAGAAAGTCTTCGACTCCGTGGCGACCAAGTACGACATGATGAACGATGTCCTCTCTTTAGGCATTCACCGCATCTGGAAGAAGCACTTTGTCGAGGATTGTGTTTGCCCGTTGCCTGGCAGCAAGTTCCTGGATGTTGCGGGTGGAACGGGCGATATTGCCTTCAGGATCACTGACAGTATCCGTGCCCGCGGGCAGTCGTTTGGCATAGTGCCGAAGACTCTGGATGGCACGAAAGTTGTTGTGTGTGATATAAACGCTATGATGCTCAAGGAAGGTCAGAAGCGTGCGGAGCGCGAGGGCTACATGGACATCGACTGGGTCTGCGCAAGTGGCGAGGAGCTTCCGTTCGAGGACGGCGCGTTTGACAGCTACACAGTGTCCTTTGGCATCCGCAACTTCAGCGATAGACCAAAGGCGCTGCGCGAAGCTTTTCGTGTACTCAAGGTAggtggtgcgctgcacgTGCTGGAGTTCAGCAGAGTGACCTGCCCGCTTTTGAGCGTGCCTTATGAATTGTGGTCTTACGGCTTTATGCCGCAGGCAGGGCGCATGCTGGCGGATGAAGAGAGCTACCGCTATTTAGTGGATAGCATACGCGCTTTCCCGGACCAGGAGACGTTTGCGCAGATGATCCGCGACGCTGGCTTTGGGTATGTGCGCTATGAGAACTTGACTGGTGGCATTGCGTGCATTCATACCGGTGTGAAGACTACTCCTACACCAATAACCCCAACGACCAGCTCTGACATTCCCGCTCAGAATACTTCAGCGGCGACATGTGAGGTAAAACCAGAGCCGAATTCTGCGTAG